In Thioclava sp. GXIMD2076, one DNA window encodes the following:
- a CDS encoding heme-binding protein, translated as MEYTLASLAQEQSELGLSVFNYDFIWDLGQRLQARAKAEKAPVAITISHGTDLVFCTVLEGATVLNLDWAARKRAVAHQFHRSSLSLRIEAEEEGHDFNKRYLLPDSHYFATGGGVPLMGKNGTYLGAVAVSGLPDVEDHRMIVETLRDML; from the coding sequence ATGGAGTATACACTTGCCTCTCTGGCACAAGAGCAGTCAGAGCTTGGACTAAGCGTTTTCAATTACGATTTCATCTGGGATCTGGGCCAGCGCCTGCAGGCGCGCGCCAAGGCCGAGAAGGCGCCGGTGGCGATCACCATCAGCCATGGCACGGATCTGGTGTTCTGCACGGTGCTTGAAGGCGCGACGGTGCTGAACCTCGACTGGGCCGCGCGCAAACGGGCGGTGGCGCATCAGTTCCATCGCAGCTCGCTCTCGCTGAGGATCGAGGCCGAGGAGGAAGGCCATGATTTCAACAAGCGCTATCTCTTGCCCGACAGCCATTACTTCGCCACCGGTGGCGGCGTGCCGCTGATGGGGAAGAACGGCACCTATCTGGGCGCGGTCGCGGTCAGTGGCCTGCCCGATGTGGAAGATCACCGGATGATTGTCGAGACGCTGCGCGACATGCTCTAG
- the tpiA gene encoding triose-phosphate isomerase, with amino-acid sequence MRKLAAGNWKMNGLAANLAEIETLVAEHGDAACDVLICPPATLLAPMAATAAGKIELGGQDCHAKTSGAHTGDISAAMLKDAGATSVILGHSERRADHGESDADVAAKSLAAYEAGLIAVICIGETEAERDAGTTLDVIGTQLAGSVPDTATAANTVIAYEPVWAIGTGRTPTLEQIAEVHDFMRDTLAKRFGEEAKGMRLLYGGSVKPSNATEIFAVSNVDGALVGGASLKAADFGAIISALSAA; translated from the coding sequence ATGCGGAAACTAGCCGCCGGAAACTGGAAAATGAACGGGCTCGCGGCCAATCTGGCCGAGATCGAGACGCTGGTCGCAGAGCATGGCGATGCCGCCTGCGACGTGCTGATCTGCCCCCCCGCCACGCTTCTGGCCCCTATGGCCGCAACCGCTGCCGGCAAGATCGAACTCGGTGGTCAGGATTGCCACGCCAAGACCTCGGGCGCGCATACCGGCGATATCTCGGCGGCCATGCTGAAGGATGCCGGTGCCACCTCCGTTATTCTGGGCCATTCCGAGCGCCGCGCCGATCATGGCGAGAGCGACGCCGATGTCGCCGCCAAATCTCTGGCCGCCTATGAGGCGGGCCTTATTGCCGTGATCTGCATCGGCGAGACCGAGGCCGAGCGCGATGCCGGCACGACGCTGGATGTGATCGGCACCCAGCTTGCCGGATCGGTGCCCGATACCGCCACCGCCGCCAATACGGTTATCGCCTACGAACCGGTCTGGGCCATCGGCACGGGCCGCACCCCCACGCTCGAACAGATTGCCGAAGTGCATGATTTCATGCGCGACACGCTGGCCAAGCGTTTTGGCGAGGAGGCCAAAGGGATGCGCTTGCTTTATGGCGGGTCGGTCAAACCCTCGAATGCCACCGAGATCTTTGCGGTCTCGAATGTGGATGGCGCACTTGTGGGGGGCGCGAGCCTGAAGGCCGCCGATTTCGGCGCGATCATCTCGGCACTCTCGGCCGCCTGA
- a CDS encoding iron-sulfur cluster assembly accessory protein: MFGIPGQPAVTMTPAAVKHISKLMSRENAAGFRIGVKKGGCAGMEYTMEVAQEAGPMDMVIEEGSARVLIAPTAQMFMIGTEIDYENGLLESGFKFRNPNVAEACGCGESIKFKDIDELSAEAAPADGIPRLKG; encoded by the coding sequence GGCATTCCCGGACAGCCCGCTGTCACCATGACCCCCGCCGCCGTGAAGCATATTTCCAAGCTCATGAGCCGCGAGAACGCCGCCGGTTTCCGGATCGGCGTGAAGAAGGGTGGCTGCGCCGGTATGGAATATACGATGGAGGTCGCGCAGGAAGCGGGGCCGATGGATATGGTCATCGAGGAAGGCTCGGCGCGTGTGCTGATCGCGCCGACCGCGCAGATGTTTATGATCGGCACCGAGATCGATTACGAGAACGGCCTGCTCGAATCGGGCTTCAAATTCCGCAATCCCAACGTGGCCGAAGCCTGTGGTTGCGGCGAGTCGATCAAGTTCAAGGATATCGATGAACTGAGCGCCGAGGCCGCCCCCGCAGACGGCATCCCGCGCCTGAAAGGCTGA